A stretch of the Staphylococcus sp. NRL 16/872 genome encodes the following:
- a CDS encoding GNAT family N-acetyltransferase, with product MQKLKIEDKKWIETIARHHEYYLEQREVDYNATRMSIALRQEMIVRRLQYSDDVIYVEHDSNGLQLIAFIWGHYERSFDTVITEMLYTSPHFRGKGYATQLKRTLERWAITQGASSIEGTVDAKNDEMIHINKARGYEVSHLKMRKDLR from the coding sequence ATGCAAAAGTTAAAGATTGAAGATAAAAAGTGGATTGAAACGATTGCGCGACATCATGAGTATTATTTAGAACAACGTGAAGTAGATTATAATGCGACACGTATGTCTATTGCTTTACGACAAGAGATGATAGTTCGACGGCTTCAATATAGTGATGACGTCATATATGTAGAACATGATAGCAATGGATTACAATTAATCGCTTTTATTTGGGGACATTATGAGCGCAGCTTTGATACAGTAATAACAGAAATGTTATATACGAGTCCTCATTTTCGAGGAAAAGGCTATGCAACCCAATTAAAACGCACGTTAGAACGATGGGCTATTACTCAAGGTGCCTCATCGATAGAGGGCACGGTAGACGCTAAGAATGATGAAATGATTCATATTAATAAAGCGAGAGGGTACGAAGTTAGTCATCTTAAGATGCGAAAAGACTTGAGGTAA
- a CDS encoding YaiI/YqxD family protein has product MTTIFIDGDACPVVDSVIELTTGTGIFVTILRSFSHFSNKVYPEHVKTLYIDDGPDAVDYKIIQLATSNDVVITQDYGLASLLLSKVRLVMHHKGDIYNNQNIDILLQQRYNNALIRNQGGRHKGPPPFSKEDKKQFRLAFNQVIQQLKEDTI; this is encoded by the coding sequence ATGACAACAATATTTATTGATGGCGATGCTTGTCCAGTAGTTGACTCAGTTATTGAACTCACTACTGGGACAGGCATTTTTGTTACGATTTTACGAAGTTTTAGTCACTTTTCAAATAAGGTTTATCCTGAACATGTAAAGACATTGTACATAGATGATGGTCCTGATGCCGTAGATTATAAAATCATTCAACTAGCGACCTCAAATGATGTGGTTATTACGCAGGATTATGGGCTAGCTAGTTTACTATTATCTAAAGTTCGATTGGTGATGCATCATAAAGGAGATATATATAATAACCAAAATATAGATATATTATTACAACAACGTTATAATAACGCACTTATTAGAAATCAGGGTGGTCGACATAAAGGGCCTCCCCCATTTTCAAAAGAAGATAAGAAACAATTTAGATTAGCATTTAATCAAGTTATTCAACAGTTGAAGGAGGATACAATATGA
- a CDS encoding undecaprenyl-diphosphate phosphatase: protein MIIIEFIKALILGIVEGLTEFAPVSSTGHMILVDDMWLKSTEFLGSHSAFTFKVVIQLGSVFAAAWVFRERYFEMLHIGKYRHSSINEEFRSKPRRLNLLHVLVGMIPAGILGVLFDDFIEEHLFSVPTVMIGLFLGAIYMIVADRFSTKVKNPQTVDQITYLQAFVIGISQAVAMWPGFSRSGSTISTGVLMKLDHKSASDFTFIMAVPIMLAASALSLVKNIQYIELAHIPFYLIGFLAAFIVGLIAIKTFLHLINKVKLIPFAIYRIVLVIFIAILYFGFGIGKQI from the coding sequence ATGATTATTATTGAGTTTATCAAAGCTTTAATCCTAGGTATCGTTGAAGGTTTAACCGAGTTTGCGCCAGTATCTTCAACGGGACATATGATTCTTGTCGATGATATGTGGTTAAAATCAACTGAATTTCTAGGTTCTCATTCAGCTTTCACTTTCAAAGTTGTAATTCAATTAGGTTCTGTATTTGCGGCAGCTTGGGTCTTCCGTGAGCGTTATTTCGAAATGTTACATATTGGTAAATATAGACATTCTTCTATTAATGAAGAATTCCGTTCTAAACCACGTCGTTTGAACTTATTACACGTATTAGTTGGGATGATTCCAGCAGGTATTTTAGGTGTCTTATTCGACGACTTTATTGAAGAGCATCTATTCAGTGTTCCAACTGTTATGATTGGTTTATTCCTTGGTGCCATTTACATGATTGTAGCAGATAGATTTAGCACTAAAGTTAAGAACCCACAAACTGTGGACCAAATTACTTATCTTCAAGCATTCGTCATTGGTATTTCACAAGCAGTAGCAATGTGGCCTGGTTTCAGTCGTTCTGGTTCTACAATTTCAACAGGTGTACTTATGAAATTAGACCATAAATCGGCTTCAGATTTCACATTTATTATGGCTGTACCAATTATGTTAGCAGCAAGTGCATTATCATTAGTTAAAAACATTCAATACATTGAACTTGCACATATTCCATTCTATTTAATCGGATTCTTAGCTGCATTCATTGTTGGTTTAATCGCAATCAAAACATTCTTACACTTAATTAATAAAGTTAAATTAATTCCGTTTGCGATTTATCGAATTGTCTTAGTTATCTTTATCGCAATTCTTTATTTCGGGTTCGGAATTGGTAAACAAATTTAA
- a CDS encoding DUF1129 family protein translates to MKSTAKLARENNVKSLRLNNTDREIFENYMTYVRADLRVNPHDSELMLNRILKQLLVAEQEGTLALEYFNHNPEAHAKKEIKSLPNETFQNIFKYIFRNFMFLIGIFCFFKGFIGFFIGGNNNDVYLYTFPITVIAGLFIIFLFILVIFKTVQLQSFNNSHWIWLFNYCLIILLIIALFYVIFIPQSFLNFGPYIRISNWAFIIMSIIITPIAFYIEHHFVNQDSNTVL, encoded by the coding sequence ATGAAATCCACTGCCAAGTTAGCACGTGAAAATAATGTTAAATCATTACGCCTAAATAATACAGATAGAGAAATTTTTGAAAACTATATGACGTATGTTCGTGCTGATTTACGTGTTAATCCGCACGATAGTGAGCTCATGCTTAATCGTATTTTGAAACAGCTACTAGTCGCTGAACAAGAAGGTACATTGGCTTTAGAATATTTCAATCATAATCCAGAAGCCCATGCGAAGAAAGAAATTAAATCATTACCTAATGAAACATTTCAAAATATCTTTAAATACATTTTTCGAAATTTTATGTTCTTAATTGGTATATTTTGTTTCTTTAAAGGGTTTATTGGTTTCTTTATCGGTGGGAACAATAATGATGTGTATTTATATACATTTCCTATCACTGTAATTGCTGGACTATTTATTATATTTTTATTCATTCTCGTAATATTTAAAACAGTCCAGTTACAGAGCTTTAATAATTCTCATTGGATATGGCTGTTTAATTATTGTCTCATTATTTTATTAATTATTGCTTTATTTTACGTTATCTTTATCCCACAATCGTTTTTAAATTTCGGACCTTATATTCGTATTAGCAATTGGGCTTTTATAATTATGTCAATCATTATTACACCCATTGCTTTTTATATTGAACATCATTTTGTCAACCAAGATTCAAATACGGTATTATAA
- a CDS encoding GNAT family N-acetyltransferase yields MVVYIETERLKLRDWEQDDLLPFQKMNANPQVRRYFPSLLSYRRSELDIKKMEDILKEQGIGLFAVELKETGEWLGYIGINYLPKDSKYPFDELPLYEIGWRLIPEVWGNGIATEGAEAVLKFAKEKGIKEIYSFTAEENLPSRKVMEKIGMTFYDNFELPELSKYHMLKRQIRYYKKLT; encoded by the coding sequence ATGGTAGTTTATATTGAAACAGAAAGATTAAAATTACGCGATTGGGAGCAAGATGATTTATTACCTTTTCAGAAAATGAATGCTAATCCACAAGTAAGACGTTATTTCCCAAGCTTATTAAGTTATCGTCGGTCTGAATTAGACATTAAGAAAATGGAGGACATACTTAAGGAACAAGGCATCGGTTTATTCGCAGTTGAACTTAAAGAAACGGGAGAATGGCTAGGCTATATCGGTATAAATTATTTGCCTAAAGATAGCAAATATCCATTCGATGAATTACCACTTTATGAAATCGGATGGCGTCTTATTCCAGAAGTTTGGGGCAATGGCATTGCTACAGAAGGCGCTGAAGCAGTGCTTAAATTTGCAAAAGAAAAAGGAATTAAAGAGATATATAGCTTTACTGCTGAAGAGAATTTACCATCAAGAAAAGTAATGGAAAAAATTGGTATGACCTTTTATGATAACTTTGAATTACCAGAATTAAGTAAATACCATATGTTGAAACGACAAATTCGTTATTATAAAAAATTGACTTAA
- a CDS encoding sugar efflux transporter, which yields MFTALLHIKNYKLFVVNMMLLGMGIAITVPYFVLFATKELGMSTNQFGLLLALAAVSQFTVNSIVARFSDTHQVNRKILIISALLMGAISFSIYFYIHNEWLFIIVYAIFQGLFAPAMPQLYASARESINVSSSKNNAKFANTVLRSMFSFGFLFGPLIGAYLIQYLGYAGLFGGTVLILLFTLVLQVFFYKDLNLKPQEQVGGTTNIEKTAPNMLKDKTLFIPFIAFILLHIGQWMYTMNMPLFVTNYLKEQEGYVGTLASLCAGLEVPFMVILGILSAKLATRTLLIIGALSGGAFYFSIGVFENIYMMMVGQIFLALFLAILLGLGISYFQDILPDFPGYASTLFANAMVIGQLLGNLLGGAMSHWVGLENVFFVSSTSIFLGMILILFTKDQKYTEADVRVK from the coding sequence ATGTTTACAGCATTATTGCATATTAAAAACTATAAATTATTTGTTGTAAATATGATGTTATTAGGAATGGGAATTGCTATTACGGTTCCTTATTTTGTTCTATTTGCCACAAAAGAATTGGGAATGTCTACTAACCAATTCGGATTATTACTTGCTTTAGCAGCAGTCAGCCAATTTACGGTGAATTCTATCGTAGCGCGCTTTTCCGATACACATCAAGTAAACCGGAAAATATTGATTATAAGTGCGTTATTGATGGGAGCCATCAGTTTTTCGATTTATTTTTATATCCATAATGAATGGCTATTTATTATTGTATATGCCATTTTCCAAGGATTATTTGCACCTGCTATGCCTCAACTTTATGCATCTGCAAGAGAATCTATTAATGTTTCCTCGTCTAAAAATAACGCAAAATTTGCAAACACCGTGTTGCGTTCTATGTTCTCATTTGGATTTTTATTCGGTCCATTAATTGGCGCATATTTAATTCAATATTTGGGTTACGCTGGTCTGTTTGGTGGAACCGTCCTTATTCTTTTATTTACATTAGTACTTCAAGTTTTCTTCTATAAAGATTTGAACCTAAAGCCTCAAGAACAAGTGGGTGGTACGACAAATATTGAAAAAACGGCACCAAATATGTTGAAAGATAAAACGCTTTTTATTCCATTTATCGCTTTTATTTTATTACATATTGGCCAATGGATGTATACAATGAACATGCCTTTATTTGTGACGAATTATTTAAAAGAACAAGAAGGATATGTAGGAACATTAGCGAGTTTATGTGCTGGCTTAGAAGTACCGTTCATGGTTATTTTAGGTATTTTATCAGCGAAACTTGCAACACGTACATTATTGATTATCGGTGCGCTTAGTGGTGGTGCCTTTTACTTTAGTATCGGTGTATTTGAAAATATTTATATGATGATGGTTGGACAAATTTTCTTAGCGTTATTTTTAGCTATTCTTTTAGGTCTTGGTATTAGCTACTTCCAAGATATTTTACCTGATTTCCCAGGTTATGCGTCGACGCTATTTGCGAATGCAATGGTAATAGGCCAATTATTAGGAAATCTACTAGGTGGCGCCATGAGTCATTGGGTTGGCTTGGAAAATGTCTTTTTCGTTTCATCGACGTCTATTTTCTTAGGCATGATTTTAATATTATTTACTAAAGATCAAAAATATACAGAAGCGGATGTGAGAGTTAAATAA
- the cydC gene encoding thiol reductant ABC exporter subunit CydC, which translates to MKPRIQFRPDKDLILAILTGIVGSLVALAMFFLSGYMVTHSALGAPLYALMVLVVSVKLFGFLRAIARYGERLLSHRTTFTMLRDVRVQLLQHLIPRVPNIYRKYKSSDLISKMISKVEALQNIYLRVYYPPIVIGFTAIIAAITLIYFSVAHTIIIVISMLCSLWIVPWLSAKRARTLKQQVALQQQDTLAKFYDYKEGYEELNRFNQTEAYRQNVLESLNKYDKLQAKEARFLTLYDYILNILAMLALFVSFAFGVIQVGNGQLNVIYLTSIVLMVLTLFEQTVPMSNFAYYKADTDEALADLNDVLSYPTTTSSSDINSRNGNVFEVEDLTFNYLYQETPVLNNINLTVNKGEKVAIIGPSGSGKSTLLQILSGLYDIPRGDVKLYGQTVTDITEETRYNELNVLLQTQQLFDGTIRENLFSEEKDETLLQALEQVNLGHLKLDQHLTLDGHTLSGGEIQRLALARLLLKKVDVWILDEPTTALDEENTENMMRLVNQYSKTLVIATHDIALLSRFDKIVVMIDGQVIEQGSYDALVERDSYLSRLIKENDK; encoded by the coding sequence ATGAAACCACGTATTCAATTTCGACCTGATAAAGATTTAATATTAGCGATATTAACAGGTATAGTAGGAAGTTTAGTAGCATTAGCCATGTTCTTTTTAAGTGGTTATATGGTCACTCACAGTGCACTAGGAGCACCATTATATGCATTGATGGTACTCGTTGTATCCGTAAAATTATTTGGTTTCTTACGTGCCATTGCCCGTTATGGAGAACGCTTATTATCACATCGCACAACATTTACAATGCTACGCGATGTGAGGGTACAATTATTACAGCACTTAATTCCACGTGTACCGAATATTTATCGTAAATATAAATCAAGTGACCTTATTTCTAAAATGATTAGTAAAGTAGAAGCACTTCAAAATATTTATTTACGCGTGTATTATCCGCCAATAGTGATCGGATTTACAGCAATCATTGCAGCTATAACGCTGATTTATTTTAGCGTTGCACATACGATTATTATTGTGATTAGTATGTTGTGTTCATTATGGATTGTGCCGTGGCTTAGTGCGAAACGTGCACGTACATTGAAACAACAAGTTGCACTTCAACAACAAGATACTTTAGCAAAGTTTTATGACTATAAAGAAGGTTATGAAGAATTAAATCGTTTTAATCAAACTGAAGCGTATCGTCAAAATGTGCTCGAATCATTGAATAAGTATGATAAGTTGCAAGCGAAGGAGGCGCGCTTCTTAACGTTGTATGATTATATATTAAATATACTTGCGATGTTAGCTCTATTTGTCAGTTTTGCATTTGGTGTAATACAAGTGGGGAACGGTCAGCTCAATGTTATCTATTTAACAAGTATCGTATTAATGGTATTGACGCTATTTGAACAAACCGTGCCTATGAGTAACTTTGCATATTATAAAGCTGATACCGATGAAGCCTTGGCTGATTTAAACGATGTCTTGTCATATCCAACTACTACATCATCATCTGATATTAACTCTAGAAATGGAAACGTATTTGAAGTTGAGGATTTAACTTTTAATTATCTCTATCAAGAGACGCCGGTATTAAATAATATTAATTTAACTGTCAATAAGGGAGAAAAAGTGGCTATTATCGGTCCGTCTGGTTCTGGTAAAAGTACTTTACTCCAAATTCTAAGTGGTTTATATGATATACCACGTGGTGACGTTAAACTTTATGGCCAGACAGTAACGGATATCACAGAAGAAACACGCTATAATGAACTTAATGTGTTATTGCAAACACAACAGCTATTTGATGGTACCATTCGTGAGAATTTATTCTCAGAGGAAAAAGATGAGACATTACTGCAAGCATTAGAACAAGTGAATCTTGGACATTTGAAATTAGATCAACATCTTACGCTTGATGGGCATACATTATCTGGAGGAGAAATTCAACGCTTAGCGCTTGCGCGCTTACTCTTAAAAAAAGTAGATGTGTGGATATTAGATGAACCAACAACAGCATTAGATGAAGAGAATACTGAAAATATGATGCGTTTGGTGAACCAATATTCGAAAACACTGGTAATTGCTACGCACGATATAGCGTTACTATCGCGTTTTGATAAAATTGTTGTGATGATTGATGGACAAGTGATTGAACAAGGCAGTTATGATGCACTAGTTGAAAGGGATAGTTATTTAAGTCGTTTGATCAAAGAAAATGATAAATAA
- a CDS encoding LysR family transcriptional regulator, which yields MKIEDYRLLITLDETRTLRKAAEILYISQPAVTQRLKAIEHSFGVDIFIRTKKQLITTTEGAMIIEHARDMLKRERLFFDKMQAHIGEVNGTISIGCSSLIGQTLLPEVLSLYNSQFPNVEIQVQVGSTEQIKANHRDYHVMITRGNKVMNLTNSHLFDDDHYFIYPKERRDDVSKLPFIEFQADPIYISQIKEWYNENLGQDYHATITVDQVATCKEMLVSGVGVTILPEIMMKNIDKNLFEFEKVNVDSQPLIRSTYMSYDSSMLQLPQVESFVTLMLNFIR from the coding sequence ATGAAAATAGAAGATTACCGTTTATTAATTACATTGGATGAGACGAGAACGTTGCGCAAAGCTGCAGAAATTCTATATATTTCGCAACCAGCTGTGACACAGCGTTTAAAAGCCATTGAGCATTCATTTGGTGTAGATATATTTATTCGTACGAAAAAACAACTTATTACGACGACAGAGGGGGCAATGATTATCGAACATGCCCGGGACATGCTAAAACGCGAGAGATTGTTTTTTGATAAAATGCAAGCTCATATTGGCGAAGTTAACGGGACAATTTCGATTGGTTGTTCATCATTAATAGGACAAACTTTGTTGCCGGAAGTGCTTAGCTTATACAATTCACAATTTCCAAATGTAGAAATACAAGTCCAAGTCGGCTCAACTGAGCAGATTAAAGCGAATCATAGAGATTATCACGTCATGATTACACGTGGGAATAAAGTAATGAATTTGACAAATAGCCATCTCTTTGATGATGACCATTACTTTATTTATCCGAAAGAACGTCGTGATGATGTATCTAAACTACCATTTATAGAATTTCAAGCTGATCCAATTTATATTAGTCAGATTAAAGAGTGGTATAATGAAAACCTTGGTCAAGATTATCATGCTACTATTACAGTTGATCAAGTTGCGACATGCAAAGAAATGTTAGTAAGTGGTGTCGGTGTAACGATTTTACCTGAAATCATGATGAAAAATATCGATAAGAATTTATTTGAATTTGAAAAGGTTAACGTTGATTCACAACCACTTATTCGTTCAACTTATATGAGCTATGATAGTAGTATGTTACAGCTTCCACAAGTTGAATCATTTGTTACGCTCATGTTGAACTTTATTCGATAA
- a CDS encoding DUF402 domain-containing protein: MKIKYIDKRHWRRLIERDYIEVKVNNNRFKGIIGLVTMRKVREPLEVTVVGQNIVVAKDNYQWLQILPEKKRYSITAMFDDKGQPLEYYFDINIKNITQKGNARTLDLFLDVLVLPSTGEYELVDEDDLMLALENGQITKKQYHEAYMIAHQLMIEISENFSEVHQRIMYCYNKMVSKLNKPNKPNHHKTYKHHIKQHKSHKPYSK, from the coding sequence ATGAAAATAAAATACATAGATAAACGTCACTGGCGTCGCCTTATAGAACGTGATTATATAGAGGTTAAGGTAAATAATAATAGATTTAAGGGTATTATTGGCTTGGTCACGATGCGAAAGGTTCGTGAACCTTTAGAGGTGACGGTAGTAGGCCAGAACATAGTTGTTGCTAAAGACAATTATCAATGGTTACAAATCTTGCCGGAGAAGAAACGTTATAGCATTACTGCAATGTTTGATGATAAAGGTCAACCGTTAGAATATTATTTTGATATTAATATTAAAAACATTACACAAAAAGGGAATGCCAGAACATTAGATTTATTTCTAGATGTTTTAGTTTTACCCTCTACAGGCGAATATGAACTCGTAGATGAAGATGATTTAATGTTGGCTTTAGAAAACGGACAAATTACTAAAAAACAATATCATGAAGCCTATATGATTGCGCATCAATTAATGATTGAAATCAGTGAGAACTTTTCAGAAGTTCATCAGCGTATTATGTATTGTTACAATAAGATGGTGAGTAAATTGAATAAACCAAACAAACCCAACCATCACAAGACGTATAAACATCATATTAAACAACATAAATCACATAAACCATATTCAAAATAG
- a CDS encoding DUF456 domain-containing protein, giving the protein MASILWILIILAFIIAFIGLIKPIIPSVLVLWIGFLIYQFGFHDRGLSWIFYVAMIIFTIFILLSDFLMNKYFVKHFGGSKLGEYVALIGVIVGCFVFPPFGIIIVPFVAVLIVELLQDFNFGKALKASLGSVMAFLASTVAQAIIMVIMVIWFFIDVWLVG; this is encoded by the coding sequence ATGGCATCAATACTATGGATTTTAATTATATTAGCGTTTATCATCGCTTTTATTGGATTAATTAAACCTATTATACCTTCTGTACTTGTATTATGGATTGGCTTTTTAATATATCAATTTGGATTTCATGATAGAGGATTATCGTGGATATTCTATGTAGCGATGATTATATTTACAATCTTTATTTTGTTATCAGATTTTTTAATGAACAAATATTTTGTAAAGCATTTTGGTGGTTCTAAGCTGGGTGAATATGTAGCGTTAATTGGCGTTATCGTAGGATGCTTTGTTTTCCCACCGTTTGGAATAATTATAGTGCCATTTGTAGCGGTGTTAATCGTTGAATTGCTACAAGACTTTAATTTTGGAAAAGCACTGAAAGCAAGTTTAGGATCAGTGATGGCTTTCTTAGCAAGTACAGTAGCACAAGCCATCATCATGGTTATTATGGTGATTTGGTTCTTTATTGATGTTTGGCTTGTAGGATAA
- a CDS encoding TIGR00730 family Rossman fold protein, with amino-acid sequence MKRIAVYCGASKGNDPIYVEEAYKFGKYMAEQGYELVFGAGSVGIMGAIQDGVLDHGGHAIGVMPKMLDEREITSQKVSELILVDSMHQRKEKMTELADAFVMAPGGAGSLEEFFEMYSWAQIGIHQKPIGIFNLNGFFEPLQQLIAHMIGEGFIDKKYKDLAPLYDTKEELIEGLLNYKPLGVRTYD; translated from the coding sequence ATGAAACGTATTGCGGTATATTGTGGTGCAAGTAAGGGAAATGATCCTATTTACGTTGAAGAAGCTTATAAATTCGGAAAATATATGGCAGAACAAGGTTATGAGTTGGTGTTTGGTGCGGGTTCAGTAGGAATTATGGGCGCTATTCAAGATGGTGTCTTAGATCATGGTGGGCACGCGATTGGTGTTATGCCTAAAATGTTAGATGAACGTGAAATTACGAGTCAAAAAGTAAGTGAATTGATTCTAGTAGATTCTATGCATCAACGTAAAGAAAAAATGACAGAATTAGCGGATGCTTTTGTAATGGCGCCTGGGGGTGCGGGTTCGCTTGAAGAATTTTTCGAAATGTATAGTTGGGCGCAAATAGGTATTCATCAAAAACCTATCGGCATTTTCAATTTAAATGGCTTTTTTGAACCACTTCAACAATTGATTGCTCATATGATTGGTGAAGGCTTTATTGATAAAAAGTATAAGGATTTGGCGCCTCTGTATGATACAAAAGAAGAATTAATTGAAGGTTTACTTAACTATAAACCTTTAGGTGTACGTACATACGACTAA
- a CDS encoding ABC transporter ATP-binding protein/permease: MKKLMNLVFIYKTFPFLMGIISLLLAISVVIQNISIAEFLNRMLYHQHTSIYSLLLLILVVLILRATLNTINLRLGDRLATKVKHQLREQVLFKQSSSVAIGTQINILTETIDGLAPFFKSYLPQVFKSMMIPFIIILAMCFIHLNTALIMIVTAPFIPLFYIIFGLKTRDESKDQMTHLNQFSQRFLNVAQGLITLKLFKRTQHTESQIYKDSTQFRDLTMRILRSAFLSGLMLEFISMLGIGLVALEAALSLVVFHHINFKIAAIAIILAPEFYNAIKDLGQAFHTGKQSEGASDIVFEFLASDNAEPNSTPEIIPTQTPQIKMTDVHYQYPDTGTFAIKDVTLTINQGEKIAIVGPSGAGKTTLARLLTQSLKPTNGNVTFNDDVSNIGMLSQHPYLFSATIKENVAMFKEVEDEAILEVLERVGLKDKVQSLAQGIHTPIGEGGEMLSGGQMRRLELSRVLLTNPDIVVFDEPTTGLDLDTERVIQQTIAQYFEHTTMIIVAHRTSTIRQATRRLFIENGRLIKDDHEISVSYSKGGEQR; this comes from the coding sequence ATGAAAAAACTAATGAATTTAGTCTTTATATATAAAACATTTCCATTTTTAATGGGAATAATCAGTTTGTTACTCGCTATTAGCGTAGTAATACAAAATATTAGTATTGCTGAATTTTTAAATCGCATGCTTTATCACCAGCATACCTCTATTTATTCATTATTATTACTGATTTTAGTCGTACTTATCTTAAGAGCCACTTTAAATACGATTAATTTACGTTTAGGAGATAGATTAGCAACTAAAGTAAAACATCAGCTTAGAGAACAAGTGTTATTCAAACAGTCATCATCTGTCGCTATTGGTACACAAATTAACATTCTGACAGAAACGATTGATGGCTTAGCACCATTTTTCAAAAGTTATTTACCCCAAGTCTTTAAATCAATGATGATACCATTCATTATTATCTTAGCCATGTGTTTTATTCATTTAAACACAGCGCTTATCATGATTGTGACAGCGCCGTTTATTCCACTATTTTATATTATTTTTGGACTGAAGACACGAGATGAATCCAAAGATCAAATGACACATCTTAACCAATTTAGCCAAAGATTTTTAAACGTAGCACAAGGCCTCATCACACTAAAGTTATTTAAACGAACGCAACACACAGAATCTCAAATTTATAAAGATAGCACACAATTTAGAGATTTAACGATGCGAATTCTACGTAGTGCTTTCCTCTCAGGCCTTATGCTCGAATTTATTAGCATGCTTGGCATCGGATTAGTAGCTCTAGAAGCGGCTTTGAGCCTCGTCGTCTTTCACCACATTAATTTTAAAATAGCCGCCATTGCGATTATCTTAGCGCCTGAATTTTACAATGCCATCAAAGATTTAGGCCAAGCGTTCCATACCGGCAAACAAAGTGAAGGTGCAAGCGATATCGTATTTGAATTTTTAGCTTCTGACAATGCAGAACCAAACAGCACCCCAGAAATCATACCTACACAAACGCCTCAAATAAAGATGACAGATGTACATTATCAATATCCTGACACCGGTACATTTGCTATCAAAGACGTTACATTAACGATTAATCAAGGCGAAAAAATCGCCATCGTAGGCCCAAGTGGGGCAGGTAAAACAACACTAGCGCGACTACTCACCCAATCGCTCAAACCGACGAATGGAAATGTGACATTTAACGATGATGTGTCGAATATAGGCATGCTAAGTCAACATCCATATCTTTTTTCAGCAACAATAAAAGAAAATGTTGCGATGTTTAAAGAAGTTGAAGATGAAGCGATTCTTGAAGTGTTAGAAAGGGTGGGACTTAAAGATAAAGTTCAAAGCTTAGCACAAGGCATTCATACGCCTATCGGGGAAGGTGGCGAAATGTTATCTGGAGGGCAAATGCGCCGTCTCGAATTATCGCGTGTGTTATTAACTAATCCAGATATCGTCGTCTTTGATGAGCCAACGACAGGTTTAGATTTAGACACTGAAAGAGTGATTCAACAAACCATTGCTCAATATTTCGAACATACAACAATGATTATAGTTGCGCATCGAACGTCTACGATTCGCCAAGCAACACGTCGTTTATTTATTGAAAATGGGCGACTTATAAAAGATGATCATGAGATTTCAGTTAGTTACTCAAAAGGTGGTGAGCAACGATGA